One segment of Alistipes finegoldii DSM 17242 DNA contains the following:
- the coaE gene encoding dephospho-CoA kinase (Dephospho-CoA kinase (CoaE) performs the final step in coenzyme A biosynthesis.), giving the protein MKIGVTGGIGSGKSTVCRLFAQKGIAVYDSDAAAKRLMQQDDTLRMRLTERFGADTFRDGQLDRSRLAGVVFSDPQALADLNALVHPVVMADFDAWAARQEGPYVILESAILFEAGLETCVDKTVAVLAPRELRIERTCRRDDCGPDEVGRRIAAQLDDDTLSGRADYAIVNIFEEDLEPAVVKLDRIFSHEAARH; this is encoded by the coding sequence ATGAAAATCGGAGTAACGGGCGGCATCGGCAGCGGCAAGAGCACTGTATGCCGCCTTTTTGCACAAAAGGGCATTGCGGTTTACGATTCCGACGCCGCGGCCAAACGACTCATGCAGCAGGACGACACGCTGCGTATGCGGCTCACCGAACGTTTCGGAGCCGACACCTTCCGCGACGGACAGCTCGACCGGAGCCGCCTCGCAGGCGTTGTCTTCAGCGATCCGCAGGCGCTCGCCGACCTCAATGCGCTGGTGCATCCCGTCGTGATGGCGGATTTCGATGCGTGGGCCGCCCGGCAGGAGGGGCCTTACGTGATTCTCGAAAGCGCGATCCTGTTCGAAGCCGGTCTCGAAACGTGCGTCGACAAGACCGTCGCGGTCCTCGCGCCGCGCGAACTGCGCATCGAGCGCACCTGCCGCCGCGACGACTGCGGTCCCGATGAGGTAGGCCGCCGCATCGCCGCCCAGCTGGACGACGATACGCTGAGCGGCCGTGCCGACTACGCGATCGTCAATATCTTCGAGGAGGACCTCGAACCCGCCGTTGTCAAACTCGACCGCATATTCAGCCATGAAGCAGCACGACATTGA
- the folP gene encoding dihydropteroate synthase — translation MKQHDIDLDLSRPQVMAILNVTPDSFFAGSRMPDATHVERRVKEAAAEGASIIDVGGYSSRPGADEVPADEEWRRVELGIGAVRRLAPGVLISVDTFRSEVAARAIEKFGPLIINDISAGELDPQMPATAARCGVPYVAMHMKGDPRTMQTLTDYKRDITAEVTAYFETKTADLLAAGIKRENIILDPGFGFAKTTEQNYELLAGLHCLCALGYPVLAGLSRKSMIYRVLDATPAESLAGTVALGWECLRQGAAILRVHDVQEAVDTVRLFDAYERNRK, via the coding sequence ATGAAGCAGCACGACATTGATCTCGACCTCTCCCGGCCGCAGGTGATGGCGATCCTGAACGTCACCCCCGACTCGTTCTTCGCCGGCAGCCGCATGCCCGACGCGACGCATGTCGAACGCCGCGTGAAGGAGGCCGCCGCCGAAGGCGCCTCGATCATCGACGTGGGGGGCTATTCGTCGCGCCCCGGCGCCGACGAAGTCCCTGCCGACGAGGAGTGGCGGCGCGTGGAGCTGGGCATCGGGGCCGTGCGGCGTCTGGCGCCCGGCGTCCTGATTTCGGTCGATACCTTCCGCAGCGAAGTCGCCGCCCGTGCGATCGAAAAATTCGGTCCGCTCATCATCAACGACATCTCCGCCGGGGAACTCGACCCGCAGATGCCCGCCACGGCTGCGCGCTGCGGCGTGCCCTACGTCGCCATGCACATGAAGGGCGATCCCCGGACCATGCAGACCCTCACCGACTACAAACGCGACATCACGGCCGAGGTCACGGCCTATTTCGAAACGAAGACCGCCGACCTGCTCGCCGCCGGGATCAAACGCGAGAACATTATCCTCGACCCCGGCTTCGGCTTCGCCAAGACCACCGAACAGAATTACGAGCTGCTTGCGGGCCTGCACTGTCTCTGCGCATTGGGGTATCCCGTACTGGCGGGCCTTTCGCGCAAGTCGATGATCTACCGCGTCCTCGACGCCACGCCCGCCGAATCGCTCGCGGGCACCGTCGCCCTCGGCTGGGAGTGCCTGCGTCAGGGGGCCGCGATCCTGCGCGTGCACGATGTGCAGGAGGCCGTCGATACGGTCAGGCTCTTCGACGCATACGAACGGAACCGCAAATAA
- a CDS encoding ABC transporter ATP-binding protein codes for MIKVTDIHKRFGDLEVLKGVSLDVAEGEVVSIVGASGAGKTTLLQIVGTLSRPDAGRVEIDGQDAFSLGDKALSRFRNERIGFVFQFHHLLPEFTAFENVCIPGFIGRRPRAEVERRAAELLEMMNLTPRRGHKPGQLSGGEQQRVAIARALVNSPAVLLADEPSGNLDSHNRDEIHRLFFELRDRLGQTVVIVTHDEHLAAMADRKITMSDGRIL; via the coding sequence ATGATAAAAGTTACCGACATACACAAGCGTTTCGGCGACCTCGAAGTGCTCAAGGGCGTCTCGCTCGACGTCGCCGAAGGCGAAGTCGTCTCGATCGTCGGCGCCAGCGGCGCGGGCAAGACTACGCTGCTGCAAATCGTCGGCACGCTTTCGCGCCCCGACGCGGGCCGTGTCGAGATCGACGGACAGGACGCCTTTTCGCTGGGCGACAAGGCGCTGTCCCGCTTCCGCAACGAACGTATCGGCTTCGTCTTCCAGTTCCACCACCTGCTGCCCGAATTCACGGCTTTCGAGAACGTCTGCATTCCGGGGTTTATCGGCCGCCGTCCGCGTGCGGAGGTCGAACGCCGCGCCGCCGAACTGCTGGAGATGATGAACCTCACGCCGCGCCGCGGCCATAAACCCGGCCAGTTGTCGGGCGGCGAGCAGCAGCGCGTGGCTATTGCCCGCGCGCTTGTCAATTCGCCCGCCGTACTGCTGGCCGACGAACCTTCGGGCAACCTCGATTCGCACAACCGCGACGAGATACACCGCCTTTTCTTCGAGCTGCGCGACCGGCTGGGGCAGACCGTCGTGATCGTCACCCACGACGAGCATCTGGCGGCGATGGCCGACCGGAAGATCACCATGTCGGACGGCCGGATTCTGTAA
- a CDS encoding TIGR02757 family protein, which translates to MPRFMDDELKELLERLHDKYNRPEFIEDDPISVPHRYTDRADREIAGFLAATIAWGNRRAIVTSGHRMMRCMDDAPADFVRNASDRELATLETYVHRTFNGRDLRDFVLALRRMDRRFGGLGVFFEERYAAVQSIPAVLSEFRREFFSCDHALRCEKHLSSIDRGAACKRLCMFLRWMVRRDERGVDFGQWTRIPMSALYIPLDLHTGDMARALGLLSRRQNDWRAVEEVTAALRGFDPADPVRYDFSLFGAGIDGYLKEC; encoded by the coding sequence ATGCCGCGTTTTATGGACGACGAACTGAAAGAGCTGCTCGAACGGCTCCACGACAAATACAACCGCCCTGAGTTTATCGAGGACGACCCGATTTCGGTGCCGCACCGCTATACGGACCGCGCCGACCGCGAGATCGCGGGGTTCCTCGCCGCCACGATCGCGTGGGGCAACCGCAGGGCGATCGTCACGAGCGGCCACCGCATGATGCGCTGCATGGACGACGCTCCGGCGGACTTCGTGCGCAATGCTTCCGACCGGGAGCTGGCGACGCTCGAAACCTATGTCCACCGCACCTTCAACGGCCGCGACCTGCGCGATTTCGTGCTGGCCCTGCGCCGCATGGACCGACGCTTCGGCGGCCTCGGCGTCTTTTTCGAGGAGCGCTATGCGGCCGTGCAGAGTATTCCGGCGGTCCTTTCCGAATTCCGCCGCGAATTTTTCAGCTGCGACCATGCGCTCCGCTGCGAGAAACACCTCTCGTCGATCGACAGGGGCGCGGCCTGCAAGCGGCTTTGCATGTTTCTGCGCTGGATGGTGCGCCGCGACGAGCGGGGCGTGGACTTCGGCCAGTGGACGCGGATTCCGATGTCGGCCCTTTACATTCCGCTCGACCTCCATACGGGCGACATGGCCCGCGCGCTGGGGCTGCTCTCACGCCGCCAGAACGACTGGCGGGCCGTGGAGGAGGTCACGGCGGCGCTTCGCGGATTCGATCCCGCCGATCCCGTGCGCTACGATTTCTCGCTTTTCGGCGCCGGCATCGACGGTTATCTGAAAGAGTGTTGA
- a CDS encoding tRNA1(Val) (adenine(37)-N6)-methyltransferase yields MFRFKRFTIRQDRCPMKVGTDGVLLGAWAGVRPSDRRILDVGTGTGLIALMMAQRAPEARITGVDVEKVSQARENAAASPWGGRVAFEQCPVQEFAPDERFDLIVSNPPFFVDSLTCPDEGRTTARHAVRLPFDQLRDAVVRLLAAEGRFAVILPTDEARRFVDVCRGFLALTRSTGVRTTPRRPVKRLLMEFAHENACSGLRSDSPPVCSELVVGTGEHEQYTPEYRALTRDFYLKF; encoded by the coding sequence ATGTTCCGCTTCAAACGATTCACCATACGTCAGGACCGCTGCCCGATGAAGGTCGGAACCGACGGCGTGCTGCTCGGCGCATGGGCCGGCGTGCGGCCTTCGGACCGCCGCATCCTCGACGTCGGTACAGGCACCGGGCTGATCGCCCTGATGATGGCCCAGCGCGCTCCCGAAGCCCGGATTACGGGCGTCGATGTGGAGAAGGTCTCTCAGGCCCGCGAAAACGCCGCCGCGTCGCCGTGGGGCGGCAGGGTGGCGTTCGAACAGTGTCCCGTGCAGGAATTCGCGCCGGACGAACGCTTCGACCTGATCGTCTCCAATCCGCCCTTCTTCGTCGATTCGCTGACCTGCCCCGACGAGGGCCGCACCACGGCGCGTCACGCCGTGCGCCTGCCCTTCGACCAATTGCGCGACGCGGTCGTGCGCCTGCTCGCCGCCGAGGGCCGCTTCGCCGTGATTCTGCCGACGGACGAAGCCCGGCGTTTTGTCGACGTCTGCCGCGGATTCCTCGCGCTGACCCGCTCTACGGGCGTACGCACCACGCCACGCCGTCCGGTCAAACGCCTGCTGATGGAATTTGCGCACGAAAACGCCTGCTCCGGCCTGCGCTCCGATTCTCCTCCTGTCTGCTCCGAACTGGTCGTCGGCACGGGCGAACACGAGCAGTACACCCCCGAATACCGGGCCTTAACCCGTGATTTTTACCTGAAATTTTGA
- a CDS encoding DUF4831 family protein, with protein sequence MKLRLLALALAVCGGAAAQNPYIALQGANETADGIVVSQPRTVLAVDVTVEKDVTLSGPYARYAQKFLGVRAPLTDKTGWAVTGAAVALLDAKACLDAPAPAELSRRVMTHAASDDEFARLQADKNDMTVLALEDAAREAANTIFSLRKHRLELITGEAGENVFGEGLKSALAEIERLEQSYLELFLGKRIVTTETRRYVVYPQADKKQYIVCRFSPAAGLLPESDLSGDMVLLQIEPSGNTSNALEASAKETNVVACRVADPSVCTVIAGGREYARAVLPLFEFGRTINVALPRRK encoded by the coding sequence ATGAAACTCAGACTTCTCGCCCTCGCCCTCGCCGTATGCGGCGGCGCGGCGGCGCAAAATCCATACATCGCCCTGCAGGGCGCGAACGAAACCGCCGACGGCATCGTCGTCTCCCAGCCTCGCACGGTGCTGGCCGTGGACGTCACCGTCGAGAAGGACGTGACCCTCAGCGGTCCTTACGCCCGTTATGCGCAGAAATTCCTCGGCGTCCGCGCTCCGCTCACCGACAAGACCGGCTGGGCCGTTACCGGAGCCGCCGTGGCTCTGCTCGATGCCAAGGCATGCCTCGACGCACCCGCCCCGGCCGAGCTTTCGCGCCGTGTCATGACCCATGCTGCGTCCGACGACGAATTCGCCCGCCTGCAGGCCGACAAGAACGACATGACGGTGCTGGCGCTGGAAGACGCCGCCCGCGAAGCCGCCAATACGATCTTTTCGCTCCGCAAGCACCGTCTCGAACTGATTACGGGCGAAGCCGGTGAAAACGTCTTCGGCGAAGGACTCAAATCCGCCCTTGCGGAGATCGAACGTCTGGAGCAGAGCTATCTTGAGCTGTTTCTCGGCAAACGCATCGTGACCACCGAAACGCGCCGCTATGTGGTTTATCCTCAGGCCGACAAGAAGCAGTATATCGTCTGCCGCTTCAGCCCGGCCGCAGGTCTGCTCCCTGAGAGCGATCTTTCGGGCGACATGGTGCTGTTGCAGATCGAACCTTCGGGCAACACCTCCAATGCGCTCGAAGCTTCGGCCAAGGAGACCAACGTCGTCGCATGCCGCGTGGCCGATCCTTCGGTCTGCACGGTCATCGCCGGCGGCCGCGAATATGCCCGTGCGGTGCTGCCCCTCTTCGAGTTCGGCCGTACGATCAACGTGGCGCTTCCCCGCCGCAAATAA
- a CDS encoding DNA alkylation repair protein — protein sequence MDFTSRMVALLGELRRERNGAVADAMRCYGAPYGLNYGVSLPTLRKLARAETPDHDFARYLYLQEVRELRLAALHIARPESLTPDEFPAWAAGIVNSEVAEEAAFAFLSRSAALPALFDAWIADPNPLLRYAALHSAARSDLLTAAWIAPAVEAVRRAAVCAAESLSKPAAAPLSASSAARLIAQGAVALLSAVGGLNEENRQAVLRAAGSLGKLPAEDYVHEELTWRLEA from the coding sequence ATGGACTTCACGTCGCGTATGGTGGCGCTGCTCGGCGAGCTGCGCCGCGAGCGGAACGGCGCCGTCGCCGATGCGATGCGCTGTTACGGCGCACCGTACGGTCTCAACTACGGCGTGAGCCTGCCGACGCTGCGCAAACTCGCGCGCGCCGAGACTCCCGACCACGATTTCGCCCGTTATCTTTATTTGCAGGAGGTCCGCGAACTGCGCCTTGCGGCGCTGCATATCGCCCGGCCCGAATCGCTTACGCCCGATGAATTTCCGGCATGGGCGGCCGGGATCGTCAATTCCGAAGTCGCCGAAGAAGCCGCTTTCGCTTTCCTGAGCCGCTCCGCAGCGCTTCCGGCCTTGTTCGACGCATGGATCGCCGACCCGAATCCGCTGCTTCGATACGCCGCCTTGCACTCCGCCGCCCGCAGCGATCTTCTTACGGCGGCATGGATCGCGCCCGCCGTCGAAGCGGTCCGCCGCGCCGCCGTATGCGCCGCCGAATCCCTCTCCAAGCCTGCCGCCGCTCCGCTTTCCGCATCTTCGGCCGCCCGCCTGATCGCGCAGGGGGCCGTCGCGCTGCTGTCTGCCGTCGGCGGCCTGAACGAGGAGAACCGGCAGGCGGTACTCCGCGCAGCCGGTTCTCTGGGTAAGCTCCCTGCCGAAGACTACGTCCACGAGGAGCTTACTTGGCGTCTGGAAGCATAG
- a CDS encoding thioredoxin family protein — MTATDFDKIIWRDALTFVDFFATWCGPCQMMHPVIDRFQEKMNGRVDVYKVDIDDRDMLEIVHRYNIMSVPTLMFFRRGEVLWRESGRIGYDHLANVLRELEQREQVGQR, encoded by the coding sequence ATGACAGCAACGGATTTTGACAAGATTATCTGGCGGGACGCACTGACGTTCGTGGATTTCTTCGCAACATGGTGCGGGCCGTGCCAGATGATGCACCCCGTCATAGACCGGTTTCAGGAGAAGATGAACGGCCGCGTGGATGTCTACAAGGTGGACATAGACGACCGGGACATGCTCGAAATCGTACACCGCTACAACATCATGTCGGTACCGACGCTGATGTTTTTCCGCCGCGGCGAGGTGCTGTGGCGCGAAAGCGGCCGCATCGGCTACGACCATCTGGCGAACGTACTCAGGGAGTTGGAACAGCGCGAGCAGGTGGGGCAGCGCTGA
- a CDS encoding NAD-dependent epimerase/dehydratase family protein — protein MQKRIVILGGVGFIGTHLCLRLLEEGHEVFCVDIRDAVNSPLLRSVLQHPLFRYVHHNIINTFGIRCDEIYNLTSSSRVRYNKALPVETLRINMQGTINALDTARMEHARILFASSGCVYGAGYRDPATDPAAGYSGQYILSEGKRAAEALHRAYQEELGVDARIARIFNTYGSGADIMDQRVVMKMIVAALQNRDIPVNGSGEQMRTFCWVEDMVDGLVRMMEATPSEQTHTLDLGSNHEISIRALAEKIISLTGSRSRIVHRAARPDDARRRIPDISAARRELDWTPRTPLAEGLRRTISYAEKELTDKVYTELTWAEMN, from the coding sequence ATGCAAAAGCGAATTGTCATATTGGGCGGAGTGGGATTTATCGGCACACACCTCTGTCTGCGCCTTCTGGAAGAGGGCCACGAAGTGTTTTGTGTCGATATCCGCGACGCCGTGAATTCGCCGCTGCTGCGCAGCGTACTGCAGCATCCGCTGTTCCGGTACGTCCACCACAACATCATCAATACATTCGGAATCCGCTGCGACGAGATTTACAACCTCACTTCGTCGTCGCGCGTGCGCTACAACAAGGCGCTGCCCGTCGAGACGCTCCGGATCAACATGCAGGGCACGATAAACGCCCTCGACACCGCGCGCATGGAGCATGCGCGGATATTGTTCGCCTCGTCGGGCTGCGTATACGGCGCGGGATACCGCGATCCGGCGACCGATCCAGCGGCGGGATATTCGGGGCAGTACATTCTGAGCGAAGGCAAGCGCGCGGCGGAAGCCTTGCACCGGGCCTATCAGGAGGAGCTGGGCGTGGACGCACGCATCGCACGCATCTTCAACACATACGGAAGCGGGGCCGACATCATGGACCAGCGCGTGGTGATGAAGATGATCGTGGCGGCGCTGCAGAACCGCGACATCCCGGTCAACGGCAGCGGCGAACAGATGCGCACCTTCTGCTGGGTCGAGGACATGGTGGACGGACTTGTACGGATGATGGAAGCCACGCCTTCGGAGCAGACCCACACCTTGGATCTGGGCAGCAACCACGAAATCTCGATACGCGCGCTGGCCGAAAAGATCATCTCCCTGACGGGAAGCCGCTCGCGGATCGTACACCGGGCGGCACGTCCGGACGATGCGCGGCGGAGGATACCCGACATTTCGGCCGCACGCCGCGAACTGGACTGGACGCCCCGCACGCCGCTGGCCGAGGGGCTGCGCCGCACGATCAGCTATGCAGAAAAAGAGTTGACAGACAAGGTCTACACGGAGCTTACATGGGCGGAAATGAACTAA
- the radA gene encoding DNA repair protein RadA codes for MAKVKKAYFCKNCGFEAPKWLGRCPSCGEWNTFTEEIVARESGSVPANVAGSLPAAKPQRVRDIRESEHRRMDLGNSEVNRVLGGGMVPGSLILLGGEPGIGKSTLSLQLALAANGLKTLYVSGEESAEQIKMRAGRIGIGNDECLIYPETLLENIVNQIGEHRPDLVVIDSIQTIYTDLLDSSAGSVSQIRECAATLLKYAKSTGTSIFIIGHITKDGTIAGPKILEHIVDVVLQFEGDSNNIYRILRGIKNRFGATFEIGVFEMLDNGLRGVDNPSEILLTHYEEPLSGIAVGASADGVRPYLIEVQALVSGAAYGTPQRTTTGYDTKRMNMLLAVLEKRVGMKMFQKDVFLNFAGGFKVADPGLDLAVVAAVISSYYDRPVAEGVCCAGEIGLSGEVRPAPRTEQRISEAARLGFKRIIVSGYLGKGGKRPKGIEIVTINSIDQLPRALFVE; via the coding sequence ATGGCAAAAGTCAAAAAGGCATACTTCTGCAAAAACTGCGGATTCGAAGCTCCCAAATGGCTGGGCCGCTGTCCCTCGTGCGGCGAATGGAACACCTTCACCGAGGAGATCGTCGCCCGCGAAAGCGGCTCGGTGCCGGCCAATGTCGCAGGCTCCCTGCCCGCAGCCAAGCCCCAGCGCGTACGCGACATCCGCGAGAGCGAACACCGCCGCATGGACCTCGGCAACAGCGAGGTGAACCGCGTATTGGGCGGCGGCATGGTGCCGGGGTCGCTGATTCTGCTGGGCGGAGAGCCGGGAATCGGCAAATCGACCCTTTCGCTGCAGCTCGCGCTGGCGGCGAACGGACTCAAGACGCTCTATGTTTCGGGCGAGGAGTCGGCCGAGCAGATCAAGATGCGCGCGGGACGCATCGGCATCGGCAACGACGAATGTCTGATCTATCCCGAAACGCTGCTCGAAAACATCGTCAACCAGATCGGCGAACACCGGCCCGATCTGGTGGTGATCGACTCGATACAGACCATCTACACCGACCTGCTGGACTCGTCGGCGGGAAGCGTGTCGCAGATACGCGAATGCGCGGCGACGCTGCTCAAATACGCCAAATCGACCGGCACGTCGATCTTCATCATCGGCCACATCACCAAGGACGGAACCATCGCCGGACCCAAAATTCTGGAACATATCGTGGACGTGGTGCTGCAGTTCGAGGGCGACAGCAACAACATATACCGCATCCTACGCGGCATCAAGAACCGTTTCGGCGCGACGTTCGAAATCGGGGTTTTCGAGATGCTCGACAACGGACTGCGCGGCGTGGACAACCCGTCGGAGATTCTGCTCACGCACTACGAGGAGCCGCTGAGCGGCATCGCGGTAGGCGCTTCGGCCGATGGCGTGCGCCCCTACCTGATCGAGGTGCAGGCGCTGGTGAGCGGCGCGGCGTACGGCACGCCGCAGCGTACGACCACGGGCTACGACACCAAGCGCATGAACATGCTGCTGGCCGTGCTGGAGAAGCGCGTGGGAATGAAGATGTTTCAGAAAGACGTCTTCCTGAACTTCGCCGGAGGATTCAAGGTCGCCGATCCGGGGCTGGACCTCGCGGTCGTGGCGGCGGTGATCTCCTCCTACTATGACCGCCCCGTGGCCGAGGGCGTCTGCTGCGCGGGAGAGATCGGGCTTTCGGGCGAGGTGCGCCCCGCACCCCGGACCGAACAGCGCATCAGCGAGGCGGCACGGCTGGGTTTCAAACGCATCATCGTCTCCGGCTACCTCGGCAAGGGCGGCAAACGTCCCAAAGGAATCGAAATAGTCACGATAAACAGCATCGATCAGCTGCCCCGCGCGCTCTTTGTGGAATAG
- a CDS encoding lactate utilization protein: protein MKITNCADALRRHHFEVETVRDTDEAFAVIKAAVETERPETVSFGDSMSMRATGVIEWLRGDGRYRLLDGFDPAMTYPQRLEIRRQALMSDLFITGVNAVTAEGTLHWLDKVGNRIAPVAFGPRKVIIVAGRNKIVANRDEAEERIRTIAAPQNIARHPGFRTPCAKTGVCSDCNSPDRVCNTRMEMLRCWPDKRVLVVLIDQDLGL, encoded by the coding sequence ATGAAAATAACAAATTGCGCAGATGCCTTGCGGCGGCACCATTTCGAGGTTGAGACGGTCCGGGACACGGACGAAGCTTTCGCCGTAATAAAGGCCGCCGTCGAGACCGAACGGCCGGAAACGGTATCGTTCGGAGATTCGATGAGCATGCGCGCCACGGGCGTCATCGAATGGCTGCGCGGCGACGGAAGGTACAGGCTGCTGGACGGATTCGACCCCGCGATGACGTACCCGCAGCGGCTCGAAATACGCAGGCAGGCGCTGATGTCTGACCTCTTCATCACGGGCGTGAACGCCGTGACGGCAGAAGGCACGCTCCACTGGCTCGACAAGGTGGGAAACCGCATCGCTCCCGTGGCGTTCGGGCCTCGCAAGGTGATTATCGTGGCGGGACGCAACAAGATCGTCGCAAACCGGGACGAGGCCGAAGAGCGCATCCGCACGATCGCGGCGCCGCAAAACATAGCGCGCCACCCCGGATTCCGCACGCCCTGCGCCAAGACCGGCGTATGTTCGGACTGCAATTCGCCCGACCGGGTATGCAACACCCGCATGGAGATGCTGCGCTGCTGGCCGGACAAGCGCGTGCTGGTGGTGCTGATCGACCAAGATTTGGGACTTTAG
- the rseP gene encoding RIP metalloprotease RseP, translating to MDIIIKIIQFFLCFTILVGIHELGHFLMARVFKIRVDKFYIFFDPWFSLFKFKRGDTEYGLGWLPLGGYCKIAGMIDESMDKEQMKLPPKPDEFRTKPAWQRFLVMIAGVVMNVLLAIFIYIGICYTWGDNYFSNEDARWGYTFNEAGRKLGFQDGDRIVSIDGEAVDNVNKIVNALIITEGERRVVVEREGRQVELTLPLGELIEMRQNKGYEDLLALRMPFLIDSAVYETASALRRGDEIVAINDAQGLEYPAYREYLKAHAGEDVTLTVKREGDMLLELVVPVSDEGRLGVTALNPYKLRTQKYTFWQAIPAGISKAGKVMSSYWEQLKMIVQPKTKMYEELGGFIAIGSIFPGDWNWEDFWMKTAFLSIILAVMNILPIPGLDGGHAIFTFWEMITGRKVSDKILEGAQYVGLFIILLLLLYANGNDIYRFFIK from the coding sequence ATGGATATTATCATCAAGATCATTCAATTTTTCCTCTGCTTCACCATTCTGGTGGGCATTCACGAACTGGGACACTTCCTCATGGCGCGGGTCTTCAAAATCCGCGTCGACAAGTTCTATATCTTCTTCGACCCGTGGTTTTCGCTCTTCAAGTTCAAGCGCGGCGACACCGAATACGGGCTGGGCTGGCTGCCACTGGGCGGATACTGCAAGATCGCCGGCATGATCGACGAGTCGATGGACAAGGAGCAGATGAAACTGCCCCCCAAGCCCGACGAATTCCGCACCAAACCCGCATGGCAGCGTTTTCTGGTGATGATAGCCGGCGTGGTGATGAACGTTCTGCTGGCCATCTTCATCTACATCGGAATCTGCTACACGTGGGGTGACAACTACTTCTCGAACGAAGATGCGCGCTGGGGATACACCTTCAACGAAGCGGGCCGCAAGCTCGGATTCCAAGACGGCGACAGGATCGTTTCGATCGACGGCGAGGCGGTGGACAACGTGAACAAGATCGTCAATGCGCTGATTATCACCGAAGGCGAACGCCGCGTGGTGGTGGAACGCGAGGGCCGGCAGGTCGAGCTGACACTGCCGCTGGGCGAGCTGATCGAAATGCGCCAGAACAAAGGTTACGAAGACTTGCTGGCGCTCCGCATGCCGTTCCTGATCGACAGCGCGGTGTACGAAACGGCGTCGGCGCTCAGGCGCGGCGACGAGATCGTGGCGATAAACGATGCACAGGGGCTGGAATACCCCGCTTACAGGGAGTACCTGAAGGCCCATGCGGGAGAGGATGTGACGCTGACCGTCAAACGCGAAGGCGACATGCTGCTGGAGCTGGTCGTTCCGGTGTCGGACGAGGGAAGACTGGGCGTGACGGCGCTCAATCCCTACAAGCTCCGGACGCAGAAATACACCTTCTGGCAGGCGATTCCGGCAGGAATCAGCAAGGCGGGCAAGGTGATGTCGTCCTACTGGGAACAACTGAAGATGATCGTACAGCCCAAGACCAAGATGTACGAGGAGTTGGGCGGCTTCATCGCCATCGGCAGCATCTTCCCCGGAGACTGGAACTGGGAGGATTTCTGGATGAAGACGGCGTTTCTGTCGATCATCCTCGCCGTGATGAACATTCTGCCGATACCGGGACTCGACGGCGGGCACGCCATCTTCACGTTCTGGGAGATGATTACGGGCCGCAAGGTGAGCGACAAGATACTGGAGGGCGCGCAGTACGTGGGGCTGTTTATCATCCTGCTTCTGCTGCTGTACGCCAACGGCAACGACATATACCGGTTTTTCATAAAATAA